In Luteimonas sp. MC1750, the following proteins share a genomic window:
- a CDS encoding DNA topoisomerase IB produces MATTPDPGAADAQSAESLEAADAGLLYVSDQDPGIRRLRCGRGFRYCDPEGKAVRDAATLERIRALAIPPAYRDVWICRSGRGHLQATGRDARGRKQYRYHAHWRSSRDTGKFDRLPGFAEALPRLRRALRNDLALPGFPREKVLALVVATMAATLVRVGNDAYARANRSYGLTTLRSHHARFPRGALRLQFTGKGGKRHDVEVDDRRLARMLRAMHQLPGQRLFQYTGEDGEPHPVDSSMVNAYLRERMGADFTAKDFRTWGATLQAFRLLAAAPPPADASGRALAAIQQQVLGDVSGLLGNTVAVCRKSYVDPCVFEGWEDGSLARAARRARGPRQWEEAARRYLVRAHAGTRAPVTRRQRSRR; encoded by the coding sequence ATGGCCACCACCCCCGACCCCGGCGCCGCCGACGCGCAATCCGCCGAATCCCTCGAAGCCGCCGACGCCGGGCTGCTCTACGTCAGCGACCAGGACCCGGGCATCCGCCGCCTGCGCTGCGGGCGGGGCTTCCGCTACTGCGATCCCGAGGGCAAGGCGGTACGTGACGCGGCCACGCTCGAGCGGATCCGCGCCTTGGCCATCCCGCCGGCCTATCGCGACGTGTGGATCTGCCGCTCCGGGCGCGGACACCTGCAGGCGACGGGACGCGACGCGCGCGGGCGCAAGCAGTACCGCTACCACGCGCACTGGCGCAGCAGTCGCGACACGGGCAAGTTCGATCGCCTGCCCGGCTTCGCCGAGGCGCTGCCGCGCCTGCGCCGGGCCCTGCGCAACGACCTGGCCCTGCCGGGCTTCCCGCGCGAGAAGGTGCTGGCCCTGGTCGTGGCGACCATGGCGGCGACCCTGGTGCGCGTGGGCAACGACGCGTACGCGCGCGCGAACCGCTCCTATGGCCTCACCACCCTGCGCAGCCACCACGCGCGTTTTCCCCGCGGCGCGCTGCGCTTGCAGTTCACCGGCAAGGGCGGCAAGCGGCACGACGTGGAGGTCGACGACCGCCGCCTGGCGCGGATGCTGCGCGCGATGCACCAGCTGCCGGGGCAGCGCCTGTTCCAGTACACCGGCGAGGATGGCGAACCGCACCCGGTCGACTCCAGCATGGTCAACGCCTACCTGCGCGAGCGCATGGGCGCGGACTTCACCGCCAAGGACTTCCGCACCTGGGGCGCCACGCTGCAGGCCTTCCGGCTGCTGGCCGCGGCTCCGCCGCCCGCGGACGCCAGCGGACGCGCGCTGGCGGCGATCCAGCAGCAGGTGCTGGGCGACGTGTCCGGGCTGCTCGGCAACACGGTGGCGGTGTGCCGCAAATCCTACGTCGATCCCTGCGTGTTCGAAGGCTGGGAGGACGGCAGCCTGGCCCGCGCTGCCCGTCGCGCCCGCGGCCCCCGCCAGTGGGAAGAGGCGGCACGCCGCTACCTGGTCCGCGCCCATGCAGGCACGCGCGCGCCGGTCACGCGGCGGCAACGGAGCCGGCGCTAA
- a CDS encoding NAD(P)/FAD-dependent oxidoreductase, with the protein MIDVIIVGGGPAGLTAATYLRRFHRACLLIDAGDSRARWIPESNNCPGFPQGVSGDGLLRRMREQAATVDVPIEEATVDAIAPHGDGFEVRADGRSWQARRVILATGVRDRLPDEPWVEAAVACHALRLCSICDAYEASDLSIGVLGPSEAVGSHALFLRSYSPSIHVLPLDAGDGGETGNASRDAGASWLPAGGRLGFDGRRCTWTTPGAEPVAFDTVYAYLGFDTCAGLARAAGAELDDTGEIIVDRDQQTRLPGLYAIGDVVSGLNQISVAVGQAAIAATHMHNALPFAARERS; encoded by the coding sequence ATGATCGACGTCATCATCGTGGGCGGCGGGCCGGCCGGGCTGACCGCCGCCACCTACCTCCGGCGCTTCCATCGCGCGTGCCTGCTCATCGACGCCGGCGACAGCCGCGCGCGGTGGATCCCGGAAAGCAACAATTGCCCCGGCTTCCCGCAGGGCGTTTCGGGCGACGGCCTGCTGCGGCGCATGCGCGAGCAGGCGGCGACCGTGGACGTGCCGATCGAGGAGGCCACGGTGGACGCCATCGCCCCGCACGGCGACGGGTTCGAGGTGCGTGCGGATGGACGCAGCTGGCAGGCGCGGCGCGTGATCCTTGCGACCGGCGTGCGCGACCGCCTGCCGGACGAACCCTGGGTGGAGGCCGCGGTGGCCTGCCACGCGCTCCGGCTGTGTTCGATCTGCGACGCCTACGAGGCCAGCGACCTGTCGATCGGCGTGCTCGGGCCCAGCGAAGCCGTGGGCAGCCACGCCCTGTTCCTGCGCAGCTACTCGCCGTCCATCCATGTGCTTCCGCTTGACGCCGGCGACGGCGGCGAGACGGGCAACGCATCGCGCGATGCCGGTGCGAGCTGGCTGCCGGCAGGCGGACGCCTGGGCTTCGACGGACGGCGCTGCACGTGGACCACGCCCGGGGCCGAGCCGGTCGCCTTCGACACGGTCTATGCCTACCTCGGCTTCGACACCTGTGCGGGGCTGGCCCGCGCCGCCGGTGCGGAGCTCGATGACACCGGCGAGATCATCGTCGACCGCGACCAGCAGACGCGGCTGCCGGGGCTCTATGCCATCGGCGACGTGGTCAGCGGGCTGAACCAGATCTCGGTCGCGGTGGGGCAGGCCGCGATCGCCGCGACCCACATGCACAACGCGTTGCCGTTCGCGGCACGCGAGCGCAGCTGA
- the rnr gene encoding ribonuclease R gives MTKTTGKGGSGRNRNAAKAGADGTTTSKARKGSPPAAKKTARPAAVGGKPRGGAAPPAWMPDPGLLRAMKPRDPTDAAPASVRPAGATDVAAPAARTTPPAPRAASRGRAGAGFVDPQAAREAGRYENPIPSREAILQVLSDADGPLDAERVQQVLGLDDPDQAAALDKRMAAMLRDGQVLKNRRGGFVPAARADLVPGTIIANPEGFGFLRPESGVGDDLFLPPFEMRKVMHGDRVLGSVTGVDRRGRREGSIVEVLERRVTRLIGRFTLDSGISYVVPDDRRIQRNVQVPTDARLDARDGQLVVCEIVTPPDNHRPPIGRVLAVLGDRLTASIAVEAAIHGHDIPHEFPAEVLDAAAAVPVDVQAAEVPGRLDLRKLPLVTIDGEDAKDFDDAVYCEPNRDGFRLIVAIADVSHYVRPSEPLDVEAQKRATSVYFPGFVVPMLPETLSNGICSLKPRVDRLCFACDMQVDRRGHVVSYAFHEAVMHSHARLTYTQVWNAVGDGVPEADRDAAQAFIGPQMQQVRQLHQLYKVFEKARAQRGAIDFETSEVRFVLGPQGEVTQAGMIQRNDAHKLIEECMISANVAAAHALLEVGVPAPFRDHDRPPEGKYADLLEFLKEFQLRLPPWAKVRPKDFRKLLETVRERPDAALLESVLLRSQSLAVYAPDNIGHFGLALEAYAHFTSPIRRYADLLVHRAIKHALTGGRAATYTYSAHEMATLSLQCSERSRRADEAQREVDERYRAAWMEEHVGREFDGVVSGVTSFGLFVELAESKVNGLVHVTQLPNDFYQFDPIRKTLTGQRSGREHRLGDQVRIVVLKASVEELKIDFRLVEDGQHAKGETRPPAARGPSAKRGKQKH, from the coding sequence ATGACGAAAACCACAGGCAAGGGCGGCTCCGGCCGCAACAGGAATGCCGCTAAGGCGGGCGCGGACGGGACCACCACCAGCAAGGCACGCAAGGGCAGCCCGCCCGCCGCGAAGAAGACCGCCAGGCCCGCCGCGGTCGGCGGCAAGCCCAGGGGCGGCGCCGCGCCGCCGGCCTGGATGCCCGATCCAGGACTGCTGCGCGCGATGAAGCCGCGCGATCCCACGGATGCGGCGCCGGCTTCCGTCCGGCCCGCGGGCGCGACGGATGTTGCAGCGCCCGCTGCCCGCACCACGCCCCCGGCCCCGCGTGCCGCATCGCGCGGCCGTGCCGGCGCGGGCTTCGTGGATCCGCAGGCCGCCCGCGAGGCAGGCCGCTACGAGAACCCGATCCCCAGCCGCGAGGCGATCCTGCAGGTGCTGTCGGACGCCGACGGCCCGCTCGACGCGGAGCGCGTGCAGCAGGTGCTGGGACTCGACGACCCCGACCAGGCCGCTGCGCTCGACAAGCGCATGGCCGCGATGCTGCGCGACGGCCAGGTGCTGAAGAACCGCCGCGGCGGCTTCGTGCCGGCCGCGCGCGCCGACCTGGTGCCGGGCACGATCATCGCCAACCCCGAGGGCTTCGGCTTCCTGCGCCCCGAGAGCGGCGTCGGCGACGACCTGTTCCTGCCGCCGTTCGAGATGCGCAAGGTCATGCATGGCGATCGCGTGCTCGGCAGCGTCACCGGCGTCGACCGCCGCGGCCGTCGCGAGGGTTCGATCGTCGAAGTGCTGGAGCGCCGCGTCACGCGCCTGATCGGACGGTTCACGCTCGACTCCGGCATCAGCTACGTGGTGCCGGACGACCGCCGCATCCAGCGCAACGTGCAGGTCCCGACCGATGCGCGCCTGGACGCGCGCGACGGCCAGCTCGTCGTGTGCGAGATCGTGACCCCGCCCGACAACCACCGGCCGCCGATCGGACGCGTGCTGGCGGTGCTGGGTGACCGGCTGACCGCCTCGATCGCGGTCGAGGCCGCGATCCATGGCCACGACATCCCGCACGAGTTCCCCGCCGAAGTGCTGGATGCGGCGGCGGCCGTGCCGGTGGACGTGCAGGCGGCGGAGGTCCCGGGCCGCCTCGACCTGCGCAAGCTGCCGCTGGTGACCATCGACGGCGAGGACGCGAAGGATTTCGACGACGCCGTGTACTGCGAGCCCAACCGCGACGGCTTCCGCCTGATCGTGGCCATTGCCGACGTCTCGCACTACGTGCGCCCGTCCGAGCCGCTGGACGTGGAGGCGCAGAAGCGCGCGACTTCGGTGTATTTCCCCGGCTTCGTCGTGCCGATGCTGCCGGAGACGCTGTCCAACGGCATCTGCTCGCTGAAGCCCAGGGTCGACCGGCTGTGCTTCGCCTGCGACATGCAGGTGGACCGCCGCGGCCACGTGGTGTCGTACGCGTTCCACGAGGCGGTGATGCATTCGCATGCGCGCCTGACCTATACCCAGGTGTGGAACGCGGTGGGCGATGGCGTGCCGGAGGCCGACCGCGATGCGGCGCAGGCCTTCATCGGTCCGCAGATGCAGCAGGTCCGCCAGCTGCACCAGCTCTACAAGGTGTTCGAGAAGGCACGCGCCCAGCGCGGCGCGATCGACTTCGAAACCTCGGAAGTGCGCTTCGTGCTCGGCCCGCAGGGCGAAGTCACCCAGGCCGGGATGATCCAGCGCAACGATGCCCACAAGCTGATCGAGGAGTGCATGATCTCGGCCAACGTCGCGGCCGCGCACGCGCTGCTGGAAGTCGGCGTCCCGGCGCCGTTCCGCGACCACGACCGCCCGCCGGAAGGCAAGTACGCCGACCTGCTGGAGTTCCTGAAGGAGTTCCAGCTGCGCCTGCCGCCGTGGGCCAAGGTCCGGCCCAAGGATTTCCGCAAGCTGCTGGAGACGGTCCGCGAGCGCCCCGACGCGGCGCTGCTGGAATCGGTGCTGCTGCGCAGCCAGTCGCTGGCGGTGTACGCGCCGGACAACATCGGGCACTTCGGCCTGGCGCTGGAAGCCTATGCGCACTTCACCTCGCCGATCCGCCGCTATGCCGACCTGCTGGTGCATCGCGCGATCAAGCACGCGCTCACCGGCGGCCGCGCCGCCACCTACACCTATTCCGCGCACGAGATGGCGACGCTGTCGCTGCAGTGTTCCGAACGCTCGCGCCGCGCCGACGAGGCCCAGCGCGAGGTCGACGAGCGCTACCGCGCGGCGTGGATGGAAGAGCACGTGGGCCGCGAGTTCGACGGCGTGGTCAGCGGCGTCACCAGCTTCGGCCTGTTCGTGGAGCTGGCCGAATCGAAGGTCAATGGCCTGGTGCACGTGACCCAGCTGCCCAACGACTTCTACCAGTTCGATCCCATCCGCAAGACCCTGACCGGCCAGCGCTCCGGGCGCGAGCACCGGCTGGGTGACCAGGTACGGATCGTGGTGCTGAAGGCCAGCGTGGAGGAGCTCAAGATCGACTTCCGCCTGGTCGAGGACGGCCAGCACGCGAAGGGCGAGACCAGGCCGCCGGCGGCCCGCGGACCTTCCGCGAAGCGCGGCAAGCAGAAGCACTGA
- the rlmB gene encoding 23S rRNA (guanosine(2251)-2'-O)-methyltransferase RlmB, translating to MGNKQNQWIVGINAVGSAVEHDADNVREILLEAGAKNPRISAIEEDARRRGIEVRRVSQQALDGVAGGLRHQGAVARYAAAKTHDEDDLQGLVEAAEGRALLLVLDGVQDPHNLGACLRSAAAAGVTAVVIPKDKAVQVNATVRKTSAGAADAIPVVRVTNLSRSLRELQKQGVWIYGLAGDSTASLYAVDLRGNVALVLGGEAEGLRRLTREHCDQLVALPMPGAVEAGVESLNVSVAAGICLFEAVRQRL from the coding sequence ATGGGCAACAAGCAGAACCAGTGGATCGTCGGCATCAATGCCGTCGGTTCGGCCGTCGAGCACGACGCCGACAACGTGCGCGAGATCCTGCTCGAAGCGGGCGCGAAGAACCCGCGCATTTCCGCGATCGAGGAGGATGCGCGGCGTCGCGGCATCGAGGTGAGGCGGGTGTCGCAGCAGGCGCTGGACGGCGTCGCGGGCGGCCTGCGCCACCAGGGCGCGGTCGCCCGCTATGCCGCGGCGAAGACGCATGACGAGGACGACCTCCAGGGCCTCGTGGAGGCGGCGGAGGGCCGTGCGCTGCTGCTGGTGCTGGACGGCGTGCAGGATCCGCACAACCTCGGCGCCTGCCTGCGCAGCGCCGCGGCGGCCGGCGTGACCGCGGTCGTGATCCCCAAGGACAAGGCCGTGCAGGTCAACGCCACGGTGCGCAAGACGTCGGCCGGCGCCGCCGATGCGATCCCGGTGGTGCGCGTCACCAACCTGTCGCGCAGCCTGCGCGAGCTGCAGAAGCAGGGCGTGTGGATCTATGGCCTGGCCGGCGATTCCACCGCCTCGCTGTACGCCGTCGACCTGCGCGGAAACGTCGCCCTGGTCCTGGGCGGCGAGGCCGAAGGCCTGCGCCGGCTCACCCGCGAGCACTGCGACCAGCTGGTTGCCCTGCCGATGCCAGGTGCCGTCGAAGCCGGCGTCGAGAGTCTCAACGTCTCGGTGGCGGCGGGCATCTGCCTGTTCGAAGCCGTGCGCCAGCGCCTCTGA
- the rnt gene encoding ribonuclease T, producing MSARFRGYLPVVVDVETGGFDWNRHALLEIAVLPIDLDAEGRYVAGEGASAHLVPAPGTEIDPKSLQITGIDLDHPFRFAKAEKDALEHVFTAVRTAVKKHGCQRAILVGHNAHFDLNFLNAAVARSGHKRNPFHPFSVFDTVTMAGLAYGQTVLARAVQAAGLDWNSEDAHSAVYDTERTAQLFCIIANAMGRHAAPPTSP from the coding sequence ATGTCCGCCCGCTTCCGCGGCTACCTGCCGGTGGTCGTGGACGTGGAAACCGGCGGCTTCGACTGGAACCGGCACGCGCTGCTGGAAATCGCGGTGCTGCCGATCGACCTCGACGCCGAGGGCCGCTACGTGGCTGGCGAGGGCGCAAGCGCGCACCTGGTCCCGGCACCTGGCACCGAGATCGACCCGAAGTCGCTGCAGATCACCGGCATCGACCTCGATCATCCCTTCCGCTTCGCCAAGGCGGAGAAGGACGCGCTGGAACACGTGTTCACCGCGGTGCGCACCGCGGTGAAGAAGCATGGCTGCCAGCGCGCGATCCTGGTCGGGCACAACGCGCACTTCGACCTCAACTTCCTCAACGCCGCGGTCGCGCGCAGCGGCCACAAGCGCAACCCCTTCCATCCCTTCAGCGTGTTCGACACGGTGACCATGGCCGGCCTGGCCTATGGCCAGACCGTACTCGCCCGCGCCGTGCAGGCCGCGGGCCTGGACTGGAACAGCGAAGACGCCCACTCGGCCGTCTACGACACCGAGCGCACCGCCCAGCTCTTCTGCATCATCGCCAACGCCATGGGCCGGCACGCGGCGCCGCCGACATCGCCTTGA
- a CDS encoding putative DNA-binding domain-containing protein, with product MHAEQEAFAAHIRDPDRHPSPPGVDPRRMQVYRDLFFNNVSRLLAGNFPVIRRIRGDAWPAMVRRFYRDHGCRTPLFPEIPREFLRWLEDSDGHEPWLAELAHYEWVELALQVSEATADDVAHDRLDAPGLDVAAALLDGRPLLSPLAWPLAYAWPVQRIGPDFLPEAPPAAPTLLLLHRAEDGRVRFHAPSPLAWRLLQRLDEAGELGGRAQLEALAAEAGVAADAGFLQQGAAMLLRWHRDGIVPGIRR from the coding sequence ATGCACGCGGAGCAGGAGGCATTCGCCGCGCACATCCGCGACCCCGACCGGCATCCGTCGCCGCCCGGCGTCGATCCGCGCCGCATGCAGGTCTACCGCGACCTGTTCTTCAACAATGTCTCCCGGCTGCTGGCCGGCAACTTCCCGGTGATCCGCCGCATCCGCGGGGATGCCTGGCCGGCGATGGTGCGCCGGTTCTACCGCGACCACGGCTGTCGCACTCCGCTGTTCCCGGAGATTCCGCGGGAATTCCTGCGCTGGCTCGAAGACAGCGACGGCCACGAGCCCTGGCTCGCCGAGCTGGCGCATTACGAATGGGTCGAGCTGGCCCTGCAGGTCAGCGAGGCCACGGCGGACGACGTCGCGCATGACCGCCTGGACGCGCCAGGCCTCGACGTGGCCGCCGCGCTGCTGGATGGCCGCCCCCTGCTCTCGCCACTGGCCTGGCCGCTGGCCTATGCCTGGCCGGTTCAGCGCATCGGTCCCGATTTCCTGCCCGAGGCCCCGCCCGCCGCGCCGACCCTGCTGCTGCTCCACCGCGCCGAGGATGGCCGCGTGCGCTTCCACGCACCCAGCCCGCTGGCCTGGCGGCTGCTGCAGCGCCTGGACGAGGCGGGCGAGCTCGGCGGGCGCGCGCAGCTCGAGGCCCTGGCCGCGGAGGCGGGCGTTGCCGCCGATGCCGGCTTCCTCCAGCAGGGCGCTGCGATGCTGCTGCGCTGGCACCGGGACGGCATCGTTCCCGGTATCCGGCGCTGA
- a CDS encoding DUF692 domain-containing protein, whose product MTPLPPRAVGLGLRRALLGDLRAAPAGRFDFLEAAPENWIGVGGAPGEAFAELASKHPLACHGLSLSLGGPAALDDTFLVRLRRFLDDHGAAVYSEHLSACGDSLGHLYDLLPLPFSDEAVHHVSARIRQAQDALGRRIAVENISYYATVPGAAGEAPPLTELEFVNAVLAEADCDLLLDVNNIIVNATNHGYDASTFLRGLPGARVAYIHVAGHRDEAPDLKIDTHGAAVSDPVWALLAEAYALLGPRPTLLERDFDFPPFDELLGELDVVRGHLAGAPARSLAA is encoded by the coding sequence GTGACTCCACTGCCGCCACGCGCAGTGGGCCTGGGCCTGCGGCGGGCCCTGCTTGGTGACCTGCGCGCGGCGCCCGCGGGGCGCTTCGACTTCCTCGAGGCGGCGCCGGAAAACTGGATCGGCGTCGGCGGCGCGCCGGGCGAGGCCTTCGCCGAACTCGCCTCGAAGCATCCGCTCGCCTGCCACGGACTGTCGCTTTCGCTGGGCGGCCCGGCGGCGCTCGACGACACCTTCCTGGTCAGGCTGCGGCGCTTCCTCGACGACCACGGCGCCGCGGTCTACAGCGAACACCTCAGCGCCTGCGGCGACAGCCTGGGCCACCTCTACGACCTGCTGCCCCTGCCCTTCAGCGATGAAGCGGTGCACCACGTGTCCGCGCGCATCCGCCAGGCGCAGGACGCGCTGGGGCGCAGGATCGCGGTGGAGAACATCTCCTACTACGCCACGGTGCCGGGCGCCGCTGGCGAGGCGCCGCCGCTGACCGAGCTCGAGTTCGTCAACGCCGTGCTCGCCGAAGCCGACTGCGACCTGTTGCTCGACGTCAACAACATCATCGTCAACGCCACCAACCACGGCTACGACGCCAGCACCTTCCTGCGCGGCCTGCCGGGCGCGCGCGTGGCCTACATCCACGTCGCCGGGCACCGCGACGAGGCCCCCGACCTGAAGATCGATACCCACGGGGCGGCAGTGTCGGATCCGGTCTGGGCGCTGCTGGCCGAGGCCTACGCCCTGCTCGGGCCGCGCCCGACCCTGCTCGAACGCGACTTCGATTTCCCGCCGTTCGACGAATTGCTGGGCGAACTCGACGTGGTGCGCGGCCACCTGGCCGGCGCGCCGGCACGCAGCCTGGCGGCCTGA
- the phoU gene encoding phosphate signaling complex protein PhoU, with the protein MNNIPNDHIVRSHDEERQRLIAEILRMGELAVAQLEAALDVVERRDDRAAGHIVANDEAIDALEREVSHDAMKLSLRGPLARDLREILAALRIVSDIERIGDYAANIAKRSIALNQAPALPVARGLKHVGELAVRQVRDVLAAYAAHDPETAQAVRDRDAELDAEYTRLFRELLTYMMEDARAITGCTHLLFMAKNLERIGDHATNIAENIWFMVRGEDNLPPREKADGTNTTT; encoded by the coding sequence ATGAACAACATTCCCAATGACCATATCGTCCGCAGCCACGACGAAGAGCGCCAGCGCCTGATCGCCGAGATCCTGCGCATGGGCGAGCTCGCCGTGGCCCAGCTCGAGGCTGCGCTGGACGTGGTGGAGCGTCGCGACGACCGCGCCGCCGGCCATATCGTCGCCAACGACGAGGCCATCGACGCCCTGGAACGCGAAGTCAGCCACGACGCCATGAAGCTGTCGCTGCGCGGCCCGCTGGCGCGCGACCTGCGCGAGATCCTGGCCGCGCTGCGCATCGTGTCCGACATCGAGCGCATCGGCGACTATGCCGCCAACATCGCCAAGCGCTCGATCGCGCTCAACCAGGCGCCGGCGCTGCCGGTGGCGCGCGGGCTGAAGCACGTGGGCGAGCTGGCCGTGCGCCAGGTGCGCGACGTGCTGGCGGCGTATGCGGCCCATGACCCGGAGACCGCGCAGGCGGTCCGCGACCGCGACGCCGAACTCGACGCCGAGTACACCCGGCTGTTCCGCGAGCTGCTGACCTACATGATGGAGGACGCGCGCGCGATCACCGGCTGCACCCACCTGCTGTTCATGGCCAAGAACCTCGAGCGAATCGGCGACCACGCCACCAACATCGCCGAGAACATCTGGTTCATGGTTCGCGGCGAGGACAACCTGCCGCCGCGCGAGAAGGCGGACGGCACCAACACCACGACCTGA
- the pstB gene encoding phosphate ABC transporter ATP-binding protein PstB, with translation MPRRTTTGPAPVKLSVRGLDFHYGKFQAIHGVAMDIPEKRVTALIGPSGCGKSTLLRIFNRIYALYPGQVASGSILLDGEDILSPKYPMNRLRSKVGMVFQKPVPFPMTIYENIAYAIRHHEKLSKAEMDVRVEAALRQGAIWDEVKDKLGQSALGLSGGQQQRLCIARAVALKPEVLLLDEPTSALDPISTSRIEQLIEELKVDYTIVIVTHNMQQAARVSDYTAFMYLGDLIEHDSTETIFSNPSKQQTEDYITGRFG, from the coding sequence ATGCCGCGCCGCACCACGACCGGGCCGGCACCGGTGAAGCTGTCGGTGCGCGGACTGGATTTCCACTACGGCAAGTTCCAGGCGATCCACGGCGTGGCCATGGACATCCCCGAAAAGCGCGTCACCGCCCTGATCGGCCCGTCCGGCTGCGGCAAGTCGACCCTGCTGCGGATCTTCAACCGGATCTACGCGCTGTACCCGGGCCAGGTGGCGAGCGGCAGCATCCTGCTCGACGGCGAGGACATCCTGTCGCCGAAGTACCCGATGAACCGCCTGCGCTCCAAGGTCGGCATGGTGTTCCAGAAGCCGGTGCCGTTCCCGATGACGATCTACGAGAACATCGCCTACGCCATCCGCCACCACGAGAAGCTGTCCAAGGCCGAGATGGACGTGCGCGTCGAGGCGGCGCTGCGCCAGGGCGCGATCTGGGACGAGGTCAAGGACAAGCTGGGCCAGAGCGCGCTGGGCCTGTCCGGCGGCCAGCAGCAGCGCCTGTGCATCGCCCGCGCCGTGGCGCTGAAGCCCGAGGTGCTGCTGCTCGACGAGCCCACCTCGGCGCTGGACCCGATCTCGACCAGCCGCATCGAGCAGCTGATCGAGGAACTGAAAGTCGACTACACGATCGTCATCGTGACCCACAACATGCAGCAGGCCGCGCGCGTCTCCGACTACACCGCCTTCATGTACCTCGGCGACCTGATCGAACACGATTCGACCGAGACCATCTTCTCCAATCCCTCGAAGCAGCAGACCGAGGACTACATCACCGGACGGTTCGGATGA
- the pstA gene encoding phosphate ABC transporter permease PstA — MSAAAIDRLYLRRRITNVIALSLSCVAAVVGLLFLAWILWTLVSKGISGINWQLFTQDTPPPMAEGGLRNALFGSAVMCGLAILIGAPLGVAAGTWLAEYGAASRTATVVRFVNDILLSAPSIVLGLFVYTLLVMHGGGNFSAVAGAVALAFIVLPVVLRTTDEMLRLVPTQMREAALSLGVPQWKVIVQVLYRSASAGIVTGILLSLARISGETAPLLFTAFGNLYWNSDIGQPMASVPVVMYQFAGSPYESWQQLAWAGALVLTTFVFLISLGARALLLRNRVTHD, encoded by the coding sequence ATGTCCGCCGCCGCCATCGACCGGCTGTACCTGCGCCGGCGGATCACCAACGTCATCGCCCTCTCGCTGTCCTGCGTGGCCGCGGTGGTGGGCCTGTTGTTCCTCGCCTGGATCCTGTGGACGCTGGTGTCCAAGGGCATCTCCGGCATCAACTGGCAGCTGTTCACCCAGGACACACCGCCGCCGATGGCCGAGGGCGGCCTGCGCAACGCGCTGTTCGGCTCGGCGGTGATGTGCGGCCTGGCGATCCTGATCGGCGCGCCGCTCGGCGTGGCCGCCGGCACCTGGCTGGCCGAGTACGGCGCCGCCAGCCGCACGGCGACGGTGGTGCGCTTCGTCAACGACATCCTGCTGTCGGCGCCGTCCATCGTGCTCGGCCTGTTCGTCTACACCCTGCTGGTGATGCACGGCGGCGGCAACTTCTCCGCCGTCGCCGGCGCGGTGGCACTGGCCTTCATCGTGCTGCCGGTGGTCCTGCGCACAACCGACGAGATGCTGCGGCTGGTGCCGACGCAGATGCGCGAGGCCGCCCTGTCGCTGGGCGTGCCGCAGTGGAAGGTGATCGTGCAGGTGCTGTACCGCAGCGCTTCGGCGGGCATCGTCACCGGCATCCTGCTGTCGCTCGCGCGCATCAGCGGCGAGACCGCGCCGCTGCTGTTCACCGCGTTCGGCAACCTGTACTGGAACAGCGACATCGGCCAACCCATGGCCAGCGTGCCGGTGGTGATGTACCAGTTCGCCGGCAGCCCCTACGAGAGCTGGCAGCAGCTGGCCTGGGCCGGCGCGCTGGTGCTCACCACCTTCGTCTTCCTGATCAGCCTTGGCGCACGTGCCCTGCTGCTGCGCAATCGTGTGACCCATGACTGA